A single genomic interval of Adhaeribacter pallidiroseus harbors:
- a CDS encoding CopD family protein, with translation MTYYYVKSLHIIFVVTWFAGLFYIVRLFIYFTEAAEKSEPDKSILQNQLQLMEKRLWYGITWPSAILTLIFGTWMAYLYGSLPGWLLIKLGFVFGLFLYHLSCHRIFKQHARGQVKQSPTQLRIWNEVATLFLVSIVFLVVLKNSVDFLWGLVGLILFAVILMLAIRIYKKIRMR, from the coding sequence GTGACTTACTACTACGTTAAATCGCTGCACATTATATTCGTAGTTACCTGGTTTGCCGGGTTATTTTACATTGTTCGCTTGTTCATCTATTTTACCGAAGCCGCCGAAAAGTCCGAACCCGATAAAAGCATTTTGCAAAATCAATTACAACTCATGGAAAAGCGCCTTTGGTACGGCATCACTTGGCCTTCGGCAATCCTCACTTTAATTTTTGGTACCTGGATGGCGTATCTCTATGGTAGTTTGCCGGGTTGGCTCCTAATAAAACTAGGCTTTGTATTCGGGTTATTTTTATATCACCTGAGTTGCCATCGCATTTTTAAACAACACGCCCGCGGGCAGGTAAAACAAAGCCCTACGCAGCTCCGCATCTGGAACGAAGTAGCTACTTTATTCTTGGTAAGCATTGTTTTTTTGGTAGTATTAAAAAACAGTGTCGACTTTTTATGGGGCTTAGTAGGATTAATTTTATTTGCGGTTATCTTAATGCTAGCGATCCGGATTTATAAAAAAATCCGGATGAGGTAA
- a CDS encoding SDR family NAD(P)-dependent oxidoreductase: MMTATTNKTALITGASSGIGLELTRCFARDGHSVIMVAHHEEKLASAVAQIKAEFPNVQIESIACDLSKDGAAAKLYADVQARGIPVEFLINNAGFGERGSFLETDLQKEVGLIHLNIIALVSLTKFFAQDMVKRGSGRILQLGSVASFIPHPLLAVYAASKAFILSFTEALQVELKDTGISLTVLCPPPTDTNFFEVANMENTKIANSSQVQSAVDVAEAGYEGLMKGEARVLPTFVAKMYAAQGIALPDAFNAAMTKKQLENVKE, encoded by the coding sequence ATGATGACTGCAACTACCAATAAAACTGCCTTAATAACCGGTGCCTCAAGCGGCATTGGTTTGGAACTTACCCGCTGTTTTGCCCGCGATGGCCATTCCGTTATTATGGTAGCGCACCACGAAGAAAAATTAGCTAGTGCCGTGGCGCAAATAAAAGCAGAGTTCCCGAATGTACAAATTGAAAGTATTGCCTGCGATCTGAGTAAAGACGGGGCAGCCGCTAAGCTTTACGCCGATGTACAAGCCCGGGGGATTCCGGTAGAATTTTTAATTAACAATGCCGGCTTCGGCGAACGAGGATCTTTCCTGGAAACTGATCTGCAAAAAGAAGTTGGTCTTATTCATCTGAACATCATCGCGCTGGTATCCTTAACCAAGTTCTTCGCGCAAGATATGGTAAAACGGGGTTCCGGCAGAATTTTGCAATTAGGCTCCGTTGCTTCTTTTATTCCGCACCCGCTGTTAGCGGTATATGCGGCTTCCAAAGCATTTATATTATCCTTCACGGAGGCTTTGCAAGTAGAACTAAAAGATACCGGCATTTCCTTAACCGTACTTTGCCCTCCTCCTACCGATACTAACTTTTTTGAGGTGGCCAATATGGAAAACACTAAAATTGCCAACTCTTCTCAGGTACAATCGGCAGTAGATGTAGCCGAAGCAGGTTACGAAGGGTTAATGAAAGGCGAGGCGCGCGTATTACCAACTTTTGTAGCTAAGATGTACGCGGCGCAAGGCATTGCTTTACCCGATGCCTTTAATGCCGCTATGACCAAGAAACAACTGGAAAATGTAAAAGAGTAA
- a CDS encoding IS630 family transposase, producing the protein MQDEKEYEQKRTTLFTLLFLAQAGYIDLCFGDESGFSLMPTVPYGWIKKGKQACLLAQRSARVNVFGLLSTTNQLTAYQKQESLTADFIIECLEDFCPTISQMTVIVLDNAPLHTSTTFRAKQAEWESKGLYLFFLPKYSPHLNRIEQLWKQIKHHWLKAADYLSLTHLKQALERIITGFGTSFTLDFKQLDLSLFPILNFD; encoded by the coding sequence TTGCAGGACGAAAAAGAATATGAACAAAAACGCACTACCTTATTTACTTTACTGTTCTTGGCCCAAGCTGGATACATCGACCTGTGCTTTGGGGATGAGAGTGGTTTTTCGCTGATGCCGACTGTTCCTTATGGTTGGATTAAAAAAGGCAAGCAAGCTTGCCTCTTAGCGCAACGCAGTGCCCGGGTGAATGTGTTTGGCTTATTGTCGACTACTAATCAGCTCACGGCTTACCAGAAACAAGAAAGCCTTACTGCTGATTTTATTATAGAATGCCTGGAAGATTTTTGCCCAACTATATCCCAAATGACGGTGATTGTTTTAGATAATGCCCCTTTACATACCAGTACTACCTTTCGCGCTAAACAAGCCGAGTGGGAAAGCAAAGGCCTTTACCTCTTTTTTTTACCTAAGTATAGCCCCCACTTAAACCGGATCGAACAACTTTGGAAGCAAATCAAACATCATTGGCTCAAAGCGGCGGACTATCTTTCTTTAACCCATTTGAAACAAGCTCTAGAGCGCATCATTACTGGTTTTGGTACCTCTTTTACCCTGGATTTCAAACAACTTGACTTATCCCTTTTTCCTATACTTAATTTTGATTGA
- a CDS encoding endonuclease V, which produces MAYYPTYPPVDPELVKSLTARQNELQKQVILQKPDFDLRFIAGCDSSFIGENILSVFILLSYPDLQLLEKVWHYGEVELPYIPGFLAFREAPNLLQAYKKLTQKPDLIMVDGHGISHPRRMGIASHLGVHLQKPTMGLAKEILVGKFEMPGPEQGALSPVLHRNEHIANAIRTKEKVKPVFASAGHLLDLETATQIALATTRKHKLPEPTRLADYYAAVFKADVK; this is translated from the coding sequence ATGGCCTATTATCCAACCTATCCACCCGTTGATCCGGAACTGGTAAAATCGTTAACGGCTCGCCAAAATGAACTGCAAAAGCAAGTAATTTTGCAAAAACCCGATTTTGACTTAAGATTTATTGCGGGATGCGATTCTTCGTTTATCGGGGAAAATATTTTGTCAGTGTTTATTTTGCTAAGTTACCCGGACTTGCAGCTACTCGAAAAAGTTTGGCATTACGGCGAAGTAGAGCTGCCTTACATACCGGGGTTTTTAGCATTCCGGGAAGCACCCAACCTACTCCAAGCCTATAAAAAACTAACCCAAAAGCCCGATTTAATTATGGTAGATGGGCACGGTATTTCGCACCCGCGGCGCATGGGCATTGCTAGTCATTTGGGCGTGCACCTGCAAAAACCAACGATGGGTTTAGCGAAAGAAATACTGGTAGGTAAATTTGAGATGCCAGGACCCGAACAAGGCGCCTTGAGTCCGGTACTGCACCGCAACGAGCACATTGCTAATGCCATCCGTACGAAAGAAAAAGTAAAGCCGGTTTTTGCCTCGGCTGGTCACTTACTAGATTTAGAAACGGCTACTCAAATTGCTTTGGCCACCACGCGTAAACACAAGTTACCTGAGCCCACCCGCTTGGCTGATTACTACGCTGCCGTTTTTAAAGCCGACGTAAAATAA
- a CDS encoding MBOAT family O-acyltransferase, with the protein MVWSLIANLGVLAIFKYFNFFNQNITALGEAFGYQNQIPSLTILLPIGLSFHTFQAMSYTIEVYRGNEKAEQHFGIYALYVMFYPQLVAGPIERPQNILHQFHEKHYFDYDRVTDGLKLMAWGLFKKVVIADRLALMVNKVYNNPTDYEGIFLIIATVFFAFQIFCDFSGYSDIALGSAQVMGFTLMENFRRPYAAKSIKEFWGRWHISLSTWFRDYLYVPLGGNRVSTWRWYYNIFIVFLVSGLWHGASWTFIIWGALHGFYQIFGFITAAQRNQLVKHLQLRKFPVFYNTLQLVTTFSLVCFAWIFFRANSLADAWYISTHLFQNLLGSTKEFGSQLLFGRNILGQYKQEFFLAVLFIIVLERVHYLQSQQKLRLEISKFRPLYRWGLYSMYLLVFIYFGVFNSNSFIYFQF; encoded by the coding sequence TTGGTTTGGAGTTTAATTGCTAACCTTGGCGTACTGGCTATTTTTAAATATTTTAATTTTTTTAATCAAAATATTACCGCTCTTGGCGAAGCTTTCGGCTACCAGAACCAAATTCCTTCCTTAACTATTCTGCTGCCCATCGGGCTTTCTTTCCATACCTTTCAGGCTATGAGTTATACGATTGAAGTATACCGGGGCAACGAAAAAGCAGAACAACACTTTGGGATCTATGCTTTATATGTCATGTTTTATCCGCAGTTAGTAGCCGGGCCCATCGAAAGACCGCAAAACATTTTGCACCAATTTCACGAGAAGCACTATTTTGACTACGACCGGGTTACCGACGGTTTAAAACTAATGGCTTGGGGCTTATTTAAAAAAGTGGTGATCGCGGACCGACTGGCCTTGATGGTAAACAAAGTGTACAATAATCCTACGGATTACGAAGGCATTTTTTTAATTATAGCCACGGTATTTTTTGCGTTTCAAATATTCTGCGACTTCTCCGGTTACTCCGACATAGCTCTCGGGTCGGCCCAGGTAATGGGATTTACCTTAATGGAAAACTTCCGGCGGCCGTACGCGGCTAAATCTATTAAAGAATTTTGGGGACGCTGGCATATTTCCCTGTCTACCTGGTTCCGGGATTACCTATATGTGCCTTTGGGCGGCAACCGGGTAAGTACCTGGCGTTGGTATTATAATATCTTTATTGTTTTTCTGGTGAGCGGCTTATGGCACGGAGCCAGTTGGACGTTTATTATCTGGGGCGCTTTACACGGATTTTACCAGATTTTTGGTTTTATTACCGCGGCTCAGCGAAACCAACTGGTAAAGCATTTACAACTTCGTAAGTTTCCTGTTTTTTATAATACGCTACAGCTAGTTACTACTTTTTCATTAGTTTGCTTTGCCTGGATATTTTTCCGGGCCAATTCTTTAGCTGATGCCTGGTACATCAGCACGCACTTATTCCAGAATCTGCTGGGCAGCACGAAAGAGTTTGGTTCGCAACTACTGTTTGGCCGCAATATTCTGGGCCAATACAAGCAAGAGTTTTTTCTGGCAGTGCTGTTTATTATTGTTTTAGAAAGAGTGCATTACCTGCAAAGCCAGCAGAAACTCCGGCTGGAAATTTCCAAATTCCGCCCGCTTTACCGCTGGGGATTGTACTCGATGTATCTCCTGGTTTTCATATACTTTGGGGTGTTTAATTCTAATTCATTTATCTATTTTCAGTTCTAA
- a CDS encoding helix-turn-helix domain-containing protein codes for MRYIKGLTPEQKQALEQGHKMGKSYRFRNRCQAILLSAAGYSVQELAAMFQVADLSIYQWFNRFEARGVTGLQNQSGQGRKPLLKLQNQAHVQVVEEQLEKENKRLKLAKAQIEQQLGQSLSESTLKRFLKKLVTAGNASASG; via the coding sequence ATGCGCTATATCAAAGGACTTACTCCAGAACAAAAACAGGCTTTAGAGCAAGGTCATAAAATGGGGAAAAGCTACCGGTTCCGCAACCGCTGTCAGGCCATTCTGTTGTCTGCTGCCGGCTACTCGGTTCAAGAGTTAGCGGCCATGTTCCAAGTAGCTGATCTCAGTATTTATCAGTGGTTCAATCGCTTTGAAGCGAGGGGAGTAACCGGCTTGCAAAACCAATCCGGCCAAGGCAGAAAGCCCTTGTTGAAGCTACAGAACCAGGCCCATGTGCAAGTAGTCGAAGAGCAGCTTGAAAAGGAAAACAAGCGCTTGAAACTAGCAAAAGCCCAAATCGAGCAGCAACTGGGTCAGTCCCTGAGTGAAAGTACGCTCAAGCGGTTTTTAAAAAAATTGGTTACCGCTGGAAACGCTTCCGCCAGTGGGTAA
- a CDS encoding NADP-dependent isocitrate dehydrogenase — protein MTQTAKIVYTITDEAPALATYSLLPIIKTFTQAADIAVETRDISLAGRILAAFPENLTDDQKQNDDLAYLGELAKTPEANIIKLPNISASIPQLIAAIKELQTQGYHIPDYPADAQTSADNELKARYAKILGSAVNPVLREGNSDRRVADPVKQYAKKNPHSMGSWSSDSKSHVAHMESGDFYGSEQSITLEQAGEVKIEFVSANGTTKTLKENLKLKAGEVIDASVMSKKALRAFFEKETVAAKEQGVLLSLHLKATMMKVSDPIMFGHAVSIFFKDLFQKHAATFQALNVDPNNGFGDVLAKIQDLPADQKAEIEADIKQAYENGPELAMVDSAKGITNLNVPNDIIIDASMPAAFRNSGQMWGPDGKLRDTKYMIPDRSYAGIYQVVIDFCKKNGAFDPSTMGTVPNIGLMAQKAEEYGSHDKTFQIAESGTVRVVDAAGKTLMEHAVEEEDIWRMCQTKDLPIQDWVKLAVTRARITNTPAIFWLDKNRPHDANLIKKVERYLQDQDTTGLEIKIMTPTEAMQYTCERAKAGKDTISVTGNVLRDYLTDLFPILELGTSAKMLSIVPLLDGGGLFETGAGGSAPKHVQQFMEENYLRWDSLGEFLALGVSLEDLAYKTNNAKAQILAEALNQANGKFLENDKSPARKVGGIDNRGSHFYLALYWAQAMAEQTKDAELQAKFTNLAKELTDNEAKIVEEQIAAQGKPVDIGGYYHPDSSKVEEAMRPSATLNAALINF, from the coding sequence ATGACACAAACAGCTAAGATTGTTTACACCATAACGGATGAAGCACCGGCTTTAGCCACCTATTCTTTACTGCCCATTATTAAAACTTTTACCCAGGCCGCCGATATCGCGGTTGAAACAAGAGATATTTCGCTAGCTGGCCGGATCTTGGCCGCTTTTCCGGAAAATTTAACCGACGATCAAAAGCAAAACGACGATTTAGCTTACTTGGGTGAGTTAGCTAAAACTCCCGAAGCTAATATTATAAAATTACCCAATATTAGTGCTTCTATTCCGCAATTAATTGCCGCCATTAAAGAATTACAAACGCAAGGTTACCATATTCCGGATTACCCCGCAGATGCCCAAACCAGTGCCGACAACGAGTTGAAAGCCCGTTATGCCAAAATTTTAGGTAGTGCCGTAAACCCGGTTTTACGCGAGGGCAATTCCGATCGCCGGGTGGCCGATCCGGTGAAACAATACGCGAAGAAAAATCCGCATAGCATGGGCTCTTGGTCTTCGGATTCAAAGTCGCATGTGGCACACATGGAGAGTGGCGATTTTTACGGCAGTGAGCAATCAATAACGCTGGAGCAAGCCGGCGAAGTAAAAATAGAATTTGTAAGTGCCAATGGTACCACCAAAACGCTGAAAGAAAATTTAAAATTAAAAGCCGGTGAAGTAATTGATGCTTCGGTGATGAGCAAAAAAGCGTTACGCGCTTTTTTTGAAAAAGAAACTGTGGCTGCCAAAGAGCAAGGGGTGTTATTATCTTTGCACTTAAAGGCTACCATGATGAAAGTATCGGACCCGATTATGTTTGGGCACGCGGTTTCCATATTTTTTAAAGATTTATTCCAGAAACACGCCGCTACTTTCCAAGCGTTAAACGTGGATCCGAATAATGGATTTGGCGATGTTTTAGCTAAAATCCAAGATTTACCCGCTGATCAAAAGGCCGAAATAGAAGCCGATATTAAGCAAGCTTATGAAAACGGACCGGAGTTAGCGATGGTAGATTCGGCTAAAGGCATTACCAATTTAAACGTGCCGAACGATATTATTATTGATGCTTCCATGCCGGCAGCGTTTCGTAATTCGGGCCAAATGTGGGGACCGGATGGCAAGCTGCGCGATACGAAATATATGATTCCCGACCGCAGCTACGCGGGTATTTACCAGGTAGTCATTGATTTTTGTAAAAAGAACGGCGCTTTTGATCCGAGTACCATGGGTACTGTGCCTAACATTGGTTTAATGGCCCAAAAAGCCGAAGAATACGGGTCTCACGACAAAACTTTCCAGATAGCAGAAAGCGGTACCGTGCGGGTAGTAGATGCCGCCGGTAAAACGTTAATGGAGCATGCCGTAGAAGAAGAGGATATCTGGCGGATGTGCCAGACCAAAGATTTACCTATCCAGGATTGGGTAAAATTAGCCGTAACCCGGGCCCGCATTACCAACACCCCCGCTATTTTCTGGCTGGATAAAAATCGGCCGCATGATGCCAATTTGATTAAAAAGGTAGAACGTTACCTGCAAGATCAAGATACTACCGGCTTGGAAATTAAAATTATGACCCCCACGGAGGCCATGCAGTATACCTGCGAGCGGGCTAAAGCCGGTAAGGATACGATTTCGGTAACCGGTAATGTGTTGCGCGATTATTTAACCGATTTGTTTCCGATCCTGGAATTAGGTACCAGCGCCAAAATGCTTTCTATTGTTCCTTTATTAGACGGTGGTGGTTTGTTCGAGACCGGTGCCGGTGGATCAGCACCGAAACACGTGCAGCAGTTTATGGAAGAAAATTATTTACGTTGGGATTCGTTGGGTGAGTTTTTGGCTTTAGGGGTATCCTTGGAAGATTTGGCTTATAAAACCAATAACGCCAAAGCCCAAATATTGGCCGAAGCATTAAACCAAGCTAACGGTAAATTTTTAGAAAATGATAAATCGCCGGCCCGTAAAGTAGGGGGCATCGATAACCGGGGCAGTCATTTTTACCTGGCCTTGTACTGGGCCCAAGCCATGGCCGAACAAACGAAAGATGCGGAGCTCCAGGCTAAGTTCACCAACCTGGCGAAAGAACTTACCGATAACGAAGCCAAAATAGTGGAAGAACAAATTGCGGCTCAGGGTAAACCTGTAGATATAGGCGGTTACTACCACCCGGATTCTAGTAAAGTAGAAGAAGCCATGCGCCCTAGTGCTACACTAAATGCAGCATTAATTAATTTTTAA